From Yersinia hibernica, a single genomic window includes:
- a CDS encoding non-heme iron oxygenase ferredoxin subunit: protein MGWISVCKVNYVKPDFPFSAQAEGKRIGIYLVDGEYFAMEDICPHANALLSQGFIEGETVECPLHGALFDIRTGQCLREPGDRDLSTYPVRINGDQIEVNLAGNSE, encoded by the coding sequence ATGGGTTGGATAAGTGTCTGTAAAGTCAATTACGTGAAACCGGATTTTCCTTTCTCGGCCCAAGCTGAGGGAAAAAGGATTGGTATTTATCTGGTTGATGGGGAATATTTTGCGATGGAGGATATTTGTCCCCATGCCAATGCCTTATTAAGTCAGGGATTTATTGAGGGAGAAACGGTCGAGTGCCCTTTGCATGGCGCGCTGTTTGATATCCGAACCGGGCAATGCTTGCGGGAACCTGGAGATCGGGATTTAAGCACCTATCCGGTGCGGATCAATGGTGATCAGATTGAAGTTAATTTGGCTGGCAACAGTGAGTAG